GCTCGCAGAACGTGATCGAGGCCGCGATCGACACCGGCGTGAAGAAGGTCGTCGCGCTGTCGACCGACAAGGCGTCGAGCCCGATCAACCTCTACGGCGCCACCAAGCTGTGCGCCGACCGGATGTTCATCAGCGGCAACCACTACGCGGCCGCGCACGTCACGCGGTTCTCCGTGGTGCGCTACGGCAACGTGATGGGCTCGCGCGGCAGCGTGATCCCGTTCTTCCGCAAGCTCGCCGAGCAGGGCGAGTCGCTGCCGATCACGCACAAGGACATGACGCGGTTCTGGATCACGCTGCCGCAGGCCGTGAAGTTCGTGGTGGACTCGTTCGACCAGATGCACGGCGGCGAGCTGTACGTGCCGCGGATCCCGAGCATGCGGCTCGTCGACCTCGCGCAGGCCATCGCGCCGGGTTCGCCGATGCACGAGGTGGGCGTGCGCCCGGGCGAGAAGCTGCACGAGGAGATGATCGCCCCCGACGACGCGCGCCGGACCGTGCAGCTGCCCGACCGCTACGTCGTGCAGCCCCACCTCGCGGGCTGGGGTTACGAGCCCCCTGCCGACGGCAAGCCGATGCCCGAAGGGTTCGCGTACCGCTCCGACACCAACGACCTGTGGCTCGAAGCCGACGAACTTCGCAAGCTGGTCGAGCAGTATGCCTGAGTTCTTGCCCTACGGCCGCCAGTCCGTGACCGACGAGGACGTCGCCGCCGTCACTGAGGTCCTGCGGGGTGACTGGCTCACGACCGGTCCCGCCGTCGCGCGCTTCGAGGCCGATCTCGCTCTGCACACCGGAGGGGTCCCGGCCGTCGCCGTCACTTCGGGCACGGCGGCGCTGCACGTCGCGTACGCAGCGGCGGCTCTGGTGCCGGGCGACGAAGTCGTGGCGTCGCCGATGACGTTCGTCGCCACGGCCGCCACCGCCGCGCTGCACGGCGCGAAGGTGGTCTTCGCCGACGTCGAACCGGACACCGGCAACCTCGCCGTCGAGGCCGCGGC
The sequence above is a segment of the Amycolatopsis sp. 2-15 genome. Coding sequences within it:
- the pseB gene encoding UDP-N-acetylglucosamine 4,6-dehydratase (inverting), with the translated sequence MSELDGSSILLTGGTGSFGKAFITHALAELNPSRLVVLSRDELKQYEARQLFNDDPRLRWFIGDVRDRRRLERAMHGVDYVVHAAALKQVDTGEYNPFEFVQTNVMGSQNVIEAAIDTGVKKVVALSTDKASSPINLYGATKLCADRMFISGNHYAAAHVTRFSVVRYGNVMGSRGSVIPFFRKLAEQGESLPITHKDMTRFWITLPQAVKFVVDSFDQMHGGELYVPRIPSMRLVDLAQAIAPGSPMHEVGVRPGEKLHEEMIAPDDARRTVQLPDRYVVQPHLAGWGYEPPADGKPMPEGFAYRSDTNDLWLEADELRKLVEQYA